From one Botrytis cinerea B05.10 chromosome 7, complete sequence genomic stretch:
- the Bcpik1 gene encoding Bcpik1 yields MSWDLLKRFIESDVFNQNPFLSVAYLSRYADHVGIHYVLCSKLRQFSYEEIEFFLPQLCHLIISVDNESVALEEFILDLCEESVNAALLTFWLFQTYLHDLSANPQSEAFKTCRRIYNKVQHIVFGVSETPTKKISENVLPVTVLASFVLASIAVPFLPKWAGPLAISQARKPQSTGNVVADTSQMQTQKIVRSHTTTPGSTRTKQRREAARIASAPGSGGLDSAGPSEAPPDLARSNSLTRPTSSNSSRKVPLEQIRPSRLDLKALEPRNQSSASLPELRNPNLPSRPATPVTAGLPTRLTEPINKRYSQHSHGGKLLTPASLTDKQKVKLLRQNYFRSETQFLTALEDISNRLVIVPKPARLSALRAELALIAQDLPAEVDIPVICPATLVDGIPSKSKHHRIVRLNPAEATVLNSAEKVPYLLMVEVLRDDFSFNPETLDNERLLSRLVSEEGTHKRRRFDLSESGRSYGSHIIKSTDNTPDSVFEPISGDLGSSPLIKEIDHDEEDVHTPTYKENATTSRPTRKSSGATTLSSLSGVATPRTSGTSTSRSISPTPRRKMTIPGVGRSGEKDQPDFSTLTTHIRTATQMLTQLNSTSGKRPKHEVDAIRHKIIASIQSLEEQNYDSEDNVQSQTFDMIMEKANAAAANVAPEDIEEVSPTDADAVINVGAGAARMENDQKTGGVQRKGDRDDPSAATFGEAWNVKKERIRKSSPYGWMKNWDVLSVIVKTGADLRQEAFACQLIQCCDNIWQDAGTPVWVKRMRILVTGESSGLIETITNGVSLHSLKRSLTLATIEAGQNPRRRIATLRDHFVKTFGPPDSDAYKAAEDSFKRSLAAYSIISYILQLKDRHNGNVLIDNEGHIIHIDFGFMLSNSPGSVGFEAAPFKLTQDYVDVLGGVGSPAFDDYKKLCKQAFQALRRSADNLIDLVSMMGRESKMPCFSYGVAQATNSLRQRFQLQMSADEAETFVETDLIGKSLGSYYTRLYDTFQYRTQGIY; encoded by the exons ATGTCTTGGGATTTGTTAAAGCGATTTATCGAGTCCGATGTTTTCAATCAGAATCCATTCCTCTCCGTAGCCTATCTTTC ACGGTATGCAGACCATGTCGGGATACATTATGTTCTCTGCTCGAAGTTGCGACAATTTAGTTATGAGGAGATTGAGTTCTTCCTCCCGCAGCTATGCCACCTAATTATCAGTGTCGATAATGAGTCTGTGGCTCTGGAGGAATTCATTCTGGATTTGTGCGAGGAATCGGTCAATGCTGCATTATTG ACATTCTGGCTGTTCCAAACATATCTCCACGATCTTTCTGCGAATCCTCAATCCGAAGCTTTCAAAACGTGCAGACGAATTTATAATAAGGTCCAGCATATCGTATTCGGGGTCTCGGAAACTCCCACGAAGAAGATCAGTGAGAATGTCTTACCTGTTACTGTTCTAGCAAGTTTTGTTCTGGCGAGCATAGCAGTTCCCTTTCTACCAAAATGGGCTGGACCATTGGCTATTTCACAGGCACGGAAACCTCAAAGTACAGGGAATGTGGTCGCAGATACTAGTCAGATGCAGACACAAAAGATTGTTCGAAGTCATACAACGACACCGGGGTCTACACGAACAAAACAGAGGAGAGAGGCTGCAAGGATCGCCAGCGCCCCAGGCAGTGGTGGTCTGGATAGTGCTGGACCCTCTGAAGCCCCACCAGATCTGGCTCGATCGAACTCCTTAACTAGACCCACCTCATCGAACTCTAGCCGAAAGGTACCCCTAGAACAGATACGGCCTTCGCGTTTAGACCTCAAAGCATTAGAGCCTCGAAATCAAAGCTCGGCATCCCTTCCAGAATtaagaaatccaaatctaccCAGTAGACCAGCAACACCCGTTACAGCTGGTCTTCCAACAAGGCTGACTGAACCAATCAATAAAAGATACTCTCAGCATTCACATGGCGGAAAACTTCTGACTCCAGCATCATTAACTGACAAGCAGAAAGTCAAATTATTAAGGCAAAACTATTTTCGATCTGAAACCCAATTTTTAACGGCTCTGGAGGATATATCAAATCGTCTAGTCATCGTCCCAAAGCCAGCGCGCCTTAGTGCATTGCGTGCCGAACTTGCACTTATTGCTCAGGATTTGCCAGCTGAAGTTGATATACCAGTTATTTGTCCTGCCACTCTCGTGGATGGAATTCCTAGCAAAAGTAAACATCACCGTATTGTTCGCCTGAACCCAGCGGAAGCGACAGTTTTGAATAGCGCCGAGAAAGTACCTTATCTTTTGATGGTAGAAGTACTTCGGGATGATTTCTCCTTCAACCCGGAAACTCTAGACAATGAACGTTTATTGAGCCGATTAGTGTCAGAGGAAGGAACACATAAGAGACGAAGATTTGACCTCTCGGAATCTGGACGATCGTACGGTAGTCACATCATCAAAAGTACGGATAATACCCCCGATAGTGTTTTTGAGCCAATCAGTGGCGATTTGGGCAGCTCACCATTAATCAAAGAAATAGATCACGACGAGGAGGACGTACACACCCCAACTTACAAGGAAAATGCAACAACCTCCCGGCCTACGCGCAAATCAAGCGGTGCAACGACTTTATCGAGCTTATCCGGTGTTGCAACACCTAGGACATCCGGAACATCAACGTCTAGATCCATCAGTCCTACACCGAGAAGGAAGATGACCATTCCAGGAGTAGGTCGATCGGGAGAGAAAGATCAACCGGACTTTTCTACCTTAACAACGCATATTAGGACTGCTACACAAATGCTTACCCAGCTCAATTCGACGAGTGGGAAAAGACCCAAACATGAGGTTGATGCAATTCGTCATAAAATTATCGCCAGTATACAGAGCCTTGAAGAGCAAAATTATGACTCAGAAGACAATGTGCAATCGCAGACTTTTGACATGATTATGGAAAAAGCGAATGCGGCAGCAGCAAATGTTGCACCGGAAGATATCGAGGAAGTATCACCAACTGATGCGGATGCTGTTATTAATGTCGGAGCTGGTGCAGCTCGAATGGAGAATGATCAAAAGACTGGTGGTGTTCAAAGAAAAGGGGACAGAGACGATCCAAGTGCTGCGACATTCGGAGAAGCATGGAACGTCAAGAAAGAACGTATCAGGAAGTCCTCGCCTTATGGGTGGATGAAAAATTGGGATGTTTTGAGTGTCATCGTAAAGACAGGTGCTGATTTACGACAAGAAGCATTTGCATGTCAGCTCATTCAATGCTGTGATAATATCTGGCAGGATGCGGGAACTCCAGTTTGGGTCAAACGAATGAGAATTTTGGTCACCGGGGAGTCATCTGGTTTGATAGAGACAATCACGAACGGTGTGTCCTTACATTCGTTAAAGCGTAGTCTCACACTTGCCACGATTGAAGCAGGTCAAAATCCCCGAAGGAGAATTGCTACGTTGAGAGATCACTTCGTGAAGACCTTTGGACCACCCGATAGTGATGCATACAAAGCTGCAGAAGACTCTTTCAAAAGATCACTCGCAGCATATAGCATCATCTCATACATTTTACAGTTGAAAGATCGACATAATGGTAATGTTCTCATTGATAACGAAGGGCACATTATTCACATCGACTTCGGCTTTATGCTGTCCAACTCTCCTGGGTCGGTTGGTTTCGAAGCTGCACCTTTCAAATTAACACAGGATTATGTTGATGTCCTAGGAGGTGTTGGATCACCTGCATTTGATGATTACAAAAAGTTATGCAAACAAGCTTTCCAAG CATTACGTAGATCAGCAGATAATCTAATCGATCTTGTTAGTATGATGGGACGAGAATCAAAAATGCCATGTTTTTCGTATGGAGTTGCTCAAGCAACGAACAGTCTGAGGCAGAGGTTCCAGCTGCAGATGAGCGCCGATGAGGCAGAGACGTTTGTGGAGACAGACTTAATTGGAAAGTCTTTGGGGAGTTATT
- the Bcpik1 gene encoding Bcpik1, whose amino-acid sequence MSWDLLKRFIESDVFNQNPFLSVAYLSRYADHVGIHYVLCSKLRQFSYEEIEFFLPQLCHLIISVDNESVALEEFILDLCEESVNAALLTFWLFQTYLHDLSANPQSEAFKTCRRIYNKVQHIVFGVSETPTKKISENVLPVTVLASFVLASIAVPFLPKWAGPLAISQARKPQSTGNVVADTSQMQTQKIVRSHTTTPGSTRTKQRREAARIASAPGSGGLDSAGPSEAPPDLARSNSLTRPTSSNSSRKVPLEQIRPSRLDLKALEPRNQSSASLPELRNPNLPSRPATPVTAGLPTRLTEPINKRYSQHSHGGKLLTPASLTDKQKVKLLRQNYFRSETQFLTALEDISNRLVIVPKPARLSALRAELALIAQDLPAEVDIPVICPATLVDGIPSKSKHHRIVRLNPAEATVLNSAEKVPYLLMVEVLRDDFSFNPETLDNERLLSRLVSEEGTHKRRRFDLSESGRSYGSHIIKNHDEEDVHTPTYKENATTSRPTRKSSGATTLSSLSGVATPRTSGTSTSRSISPTPRRKMTIPGVGRSGEKDQPDFSTLTTHIRTATQMLTQLNSTSGKRPKHEVDAIRHKIIASIQSLEEQNYDSEDNVQSQTFDMIMEKANAAAANVAPEDIEEVSPTDADAVINVGAGAARMENDQKTGGVQRKGDRDDPSAATFGEAWNVKKERIRKSSPYGWMKNWDVLSVIVKTGADLRQEAFACQLIQCCDNIWQDAGTPVWVKRMRILVTGESSGLIETITNGVSLHSLKRSLTLATIEAGQNPRRRIATLRDHFVKTFGPPDSDAYKAAEDSFKRSLAAYSIISYILQLKDRHNGNVLIDNEGHIIHIDFGFMLSNSPGSVGFEAAPFKLTQDYVDVLGGVGSPAFDDYKKLCKQAFQALRRSADNLIDLVSMMGRESKMPCFSYGVAQATNSLRQRFQLQMSADEAETFVETDLIGKSLGSYYTRLYDTFQYRTQGIY is encoded by the exons ATGTCTTGGGATTTGTTAAAGCGATTTATCGAGTCCGATGTTTTCAATCAGAATCCATTCCTCTCCGTAGCCTATCTTTC ACGGTATGCAGACCATGTCGGGATACATTATGTTCTCTGCTCGAAGTTGCGACAATTTAGTTATGAGGAGATTGAGTTCTTCCTCCCGCAGCTATGCCACCTAATTATCAGTGTCGATAATGAGTCTGTGGCTCTGGAGGAATTCATTCTGGATTTGTGCGAGGAATCGGTCAATGCTGCATTATTG ACATTCTGGCTGTTCCAAACATATCTCCACGATCTTTCTGCGAATCCTCAATCCGAAGCTTTCAAAACGTGCAGACGAATTTATAATAAGGTCCAGCATATCGTATTCGGGGTCTCGGAAACTCCCACGAAGAAGATCAGTGAGAATGTCTTACCTGTTACTGTTCTAGCAAGTTTTGTTCTGGCGAGCATAGCAGTTCCCTTTCTACCAAAATGGGCTGGACCATTGGCTATTTCACAGGCACGGAAACCTCAAAGTACAGGGAATGTGGTCGCAGATACTAGTCAGATGCAGACACAAAAGATTGTTCGAAGTCATACAACGACACCGGGGTCTACACGAACAAAACAGAGGAGAGAGGCTGCAAGGATCGCCAGCGCCCCAGGCAGTGGTGGTCTGGATAGTGCTGGACCCTCTGAAGCCCCACCAGATCTGGCTCGATCGAACTCCTTAACTAGACCCACCTCATCGAACTCTAGCCGAAAGGTACCCCTAGAACAGATACGGCCTTCGCGTTTAGACCTCAAAGCATTAGAGCCTCGAAATCAAAGCTCGGCATCCCTTCCAGAATtaagaaatccaaatctaccCAGTAGACCAGCAACACCCGTTACAGCTGGTCTTCCAACAAGGCTGACTGAACCAATCAATAAAAGATACTCTCAGCATTCACATGGCGGAAAACTTCTGACTCCAGCATCATTAACTGACAAGCAGAAAGTCAAATTATTAAGGCAAAACTATTTTCGATCTGAAACCCAATTTTTAACGGCTCTGGAGGATATATCAAATCGTCTAGTCATCGTCCCAAAGCCAGCGCGCCTTAGTGCATTGCGTGCCGAACTTGCACTTATTGCTCAGGATTTGCCAGCTGAAGTTGATATACCAGTTATTTGTCCTGCCACTCTCGTGGATGGAATTCCTAGCAAAAGTAAACATCACCGTATTGTTCGCCTGAACCCAGCGGAAGCGACAGTTTTGAATAGCGCCGAGAAAGTACCTTATCTTTTGATGGTAGAAGTACTTCGGGATGATTTCTCCTTCAACCCGGAAACTCTAGACAATGAACGTTTATTGAGCCGATTAGTGTCAGAGGAAGGAACACATAAGAGACGAAGATTTGACCTCTCGGAATCTGGACGATCGTACGGTAGTCACATCATCAAAA ATCACGACGAGGAGGACGTACACACCCCAACTTACAAGGAAAATGCAACAACCTCCCGGCCTACGCGCAAATCAAGCGGTGCAACGACTTTATCGAGCTTATCCGGTGTTGCAACACCTAGGACATCCGGAACATCAACGTCTAGATCCATCAGTCCTACACCGAGAAGGAAGATGACCATTCCAGGAGTAGGTCGATCGGGAGAGAAAGATCAACCGGACTTTTCTACCTTAACAACGCATATTAGGACTGCTACACAAATGCTTACCCAGCTCAATTCGACGAGTGGGAAAAGACCCAAACATGAGGTTGATGCAATTCGTCATAAAATTATCGCCAGTATACAGAGCCTTGAAGAGCAAAATTATGACTCAGAAGACAATGTGCAATCGCAGACTTTTGACATGATTATGGAAAAAGCGAATGCGGCAGCAGCAAATGTTGCACCGGAAGATATCGAGGAAGTATCACCAACTGATGCGGATGCTGTTATTAATGTCGGAGCTGGTGCAGCTCGAATGGAGAATGATCAAAAGACTGGTGGTGTTCAAAGAAAAGGGGACAGAGACGATCCAAGTGCTGCGACATTCGGAGAAGCATGGAACGTCAAGAAAGAACGTATCAGGAAGTCCTCGCCTTATGGGTGGATGAAAAATTGGGATGTTTTGAGTGTCATCGTAAAGACAGGTGCTGATTTACGACAAGAAGCATTTGCATGTCAGCTCATTCAATGCTGTGATAATATCTGGCAGGATGCGGGAACTCCAGTTTGGGTCAAACGAATGAGAATTTTGGTCACCGGGGAGTCATCTGGTTTGATAGAGACAATCACGAACGGTGTGTCCTTACATTCGTTAAAGCGTAGTCTCACACTTGCCACGATTGAAGCAGGTCAAAATCCCCGAAGGAGAATTGCTACGTTGAGAGATCACTTCGTGAAGACCTTTGGACCACCCGATAGTGATGCATACAAAGCTGCAGAAGACTCTTTCAAAAGATCACTCGCAGCATATAGCATCATCTCATACATTTTACAGTTGAAAGATCGACATAATGGTAATGTTCTCATTGATAACGAAGGGCACATTATTCACATCGACTTCGGCTTTATGCTGTCCAACTCTCCTGGGTCGGTTGGTTTCGAAGCTGCACCTTTCAAATTAACACAGGATTATGTTGATGTCCTAGGAGGTGTTGGATCACCTGCATTTGATGATTACAAAAAGTTATGCAAACAAGCTTTCCAAG CATTACGTAGATCAGCAGATAATCTAATCGATCTTGTTAGTATGATGGGACGAGAATCAAAAATGCCATGTTTTTCGTATGGAGTTGCTCAAGCAACGAACAGTCTGAGGCAGAGGTTCCAGCTGCAGATGAGCGCCGATGAGGCAGAGACGTTTGTGGAGACAGACTTAATTGGAAAGTCTTTGGGGAGTTATT